One Danio aesculapii chromosome 13, fDanAes4.1, whole genome shotgun sequence DNA window includes the following coding sequences:
- the ppp3r1a gene encoding calcineurin subunit B type 1, with the protein MGNEASYPLEMCSHFDADEIKRLGKRFKKLDLDNSGSLSVEEFMSLPELQQNPLVQRVIDIFDTDGNGEVDFKEFIEGVSQFSVKGDKEMKLRFAFRIYDMDKDGYISNGELFQVLKMMVGNNLKDTQLQQIVDKTIINADKDGDGRISFEEFCAVVGGLDIHKKMVVDV; encoded by the exons ATG gGAAATGAGGCAAGTTATCCCCTGGAAATGTGCTCACATT TCGATGCTGATGAGATTAAACGGCTGGGAAAGAGGTTTAAGAAACTCGACCTGGATAATTCAGGATCTCTGAGTGTGGAGGAGTTCATGTCCTTGCCCGAGTTACAGCAGAATCCGCTGGTGCAGAGAGTCATCGACATATTCGACACCGACGGAAACGGAGAGGTGGATTTCAAAG aaTTCATCGAAGGCGTCTCTCAGTTCAGTGTGAAGGGTGATAAAGAGATGAAGCTGCGCT TCGCCTTCAGGATCTACGACATGGACAAAGACGGCTATATCTCCAACGGCGAGCTGTTCCAGGTGCTGAAGATGATGGTGGGAAACAACCTGAAGGACAcgcaactgcagcagatcgtggATAAAACCATCATCAACGCAGACAAAGACGGAGACGGGAGAATATCCTTCGAGGAGTTCTGCGCT